In the genome of Brachypodium distachyon strain Bd21 chromosome 3, Brachypodium_distachyon_v3.0, whole genome shotgun sequence, the window AGCTTATGTTATATGGTTGATGCTTATGTGAGTCTGAAATGCAGCCACATGGCATTGCAATGACACAAGgcagaatatattttttcatgaaATGGGGTGTTATGCCACAATGAGGTGTTCCTTAACTGAAGATGGTTTTCTTTGGACATTAGTGAAGTAGTAGTAAACTGATACTTCATTTGGTAATTAGCTCCACATTCTGAAGAgtgctttaattttttttgttgcttctAATATATGCCAGCATTTTGTAGGAACCTATGTGAAACTCCCTGATCCGAATTTGTTACTCCcaccgatccataaaaagtgtcgcccattttgtactaagttagtaaaaaatttgtactaagtgggcgacacttcttatggatcggagggagtaatataaaCTATTATTTCATAGTACTCAATGTTCTCTTCTGTAGGTCAATAGAAATTTCTGATGAGTGATGACACAATATATACCAAGTGCATGTGAGGTTCTCAATTCCTCATAAGTCATCTCATATTGGGTGAACCATTGAAGCCCATTTGCTACCAACATTGCcttgttttattttgcattGACATCGTTGTTATATTCTTATATGGATGGTTTGCTGAAGTACcatcttttgtgtttgtgcAGACCTGAATGTACAAAATGATCGTCTGTCGCACATGATGATGACATATGTTTATATATTGAAATCTGATTCATTACCTTTTCCTACCAGCTACTGTTAAAACTTGTTCATTTCCTGTCATGTTTTACTACTCTGTACTAACTTGTGTGTTCCGTTTACCTAGAATACTGCGAGACAGAAACACAGAACGAGCCGAAAAAGAGCCAGATAGAGGCATGGGAACTGGCCAACAAGTTAAATGATAATGCGCAGCATATCCATATGATATTAGAAGGCGAGGTCGGCGATGATGCTGGCCAGAATCATGCCCCTGCCGATCCAATCTCGCCCAACGCAATGGAGAGCACTCGCCAGAAAGCTGATGAGCTGATCAAATCGCTCGGTGGGCTTGTGAGCTACCTGAACCAATTCACTGATCTGATCAAAGATAACGGGTTTGAGGATGTAGTTGGTGTCAACTGATTTGTGCTAGGAGGCTTCCCTTCCTTTTAAGGTTGAATCATGCTGCCCAATCCTTAATCTTTATCCCTGTCCGTCGATGTAAATATGAGGGCGCTGTAAGATGCTTGTAATCAACTGATGTAGGTTTGTAGCAGACATTTCTCATGGTGTTATCACCTTGATGTTTCAGATCTTAACTGGATCAGTGTATGTTTTTCCGGCTAAGTTCTTCCCACTCGATCCTAGTATGCCATACCAGCTAGTGAAATATTGAGATGAGTGTTTTTTTCATTGTGAAAGTGCCAACTTCGTCCCTTGACTATGTTTTGGTGCCTCCTTCGTCACTCAACTTGAAAAACAGGATAAAATTCGTTCTCATGCTAGTTTAGGACAAACCTATGCTAAATAGATTGTAATTACCATGCTAATACAAGTGAGACATTCATTCCTTCTATATTTTTATTTGACATGCTAAATAGACTGAAATCATGCCATGCTAAATAGATTGGAATTACCAGGTCTAATATTCTGAAGTTGCCGTGCTAAATAGGTTGGAATTACCAGGCCTTCTATTCTAAAGTTGACATGCTAAATAGACTAGAATTATCACCATCGTTACAAACTATGTCATTCATGTAGAAATACACTACACATAGAAAAAGGTTACGCAACTTACAATTTTCCTCCGTGAAAAATAGGCATCTCATTACAAATAGCAGTACTAATCACAAAAAATTGTCATagaattttcagaaattatCAGTTCctgtgataaaaaaaacacgaaAACAATTAGTCTTGACTAAAGTAACCATGCTAATACATAAAAAGTTGTCAATGAAATCTAATAAAAAATTGACATGATATGGACATACTAAGTAGACGTGAAGTATATAATAAGTAAACATTTCATCAAGTTACCAGTACATTGTGATTGAAATTATCATGTTTATACAAAGACAAGTCACTAACCATGGGCCAAATTTTTTACCATAAGTAAGCATTATGATTGAAACTGCCATGATATATTATTCGAATTTTCCATGTAGTAGTTTGTAAGCTGCCATGCCTAAATATACAAAACTGCTAGCGCATTGTGATTGGAATTGTCATGCAACGTGGAGACAAGTTGCTGGGCAGTAGACAGTAAATTACCACCACCAAATGCATCAAGTGACCGGACTAGTCTAATTGAAATTACCATGTTATAAAGAAGTTGATTGCAATAGACATAAAGTAATCATGACTAAAAGCATCAAATTGCCAATGTGTAAAAAAATGCGTTCGCATCTAATCTAAAGCACCAAGTTACCTGTGcataaaaaaggaaatttcCATGATGTTTATGAAAGGAATATGCCCGAGAGGCAATGATAAAATGGTTATTATCTTATTCCATGTTTATAATAGATGTTTATTTCTCATGCTAAGATAAATTGTATTAACCGGAAACGTTAATGCATGTGTGTCTAATAAACAAACAAGAGTTCCTAGTGATGCCTCTCATTTAACTAGCTTGTTGATTAACAGATGATCAAGGTTTCCTGATCATGAACATTGGATGTTGTTAATAACAGGGTCAcgtcattaggagaatgatgtgatgaacACACACCCAAAGTAGGTATAGCAATACGATCAAGTCATTAAGTTTACATTGCTATATCAAACACATACGAAGTAGCCCtaatccttagaccatgagatcatgtcAATCACTAACACCGGAGGAGTGCTTTGGTGACATCAAACGTCACACCGTAACAAGGTGACTATAAAGGTGGCGTTGGGTACTCTGAAAGTATTAGTTGAGGCTCATGGATCAAGAGTGGGATTTGTCCATCCAGATGACGAAGAGATATACTTTGGGCCCTCTCGGTGATATCACATCGATACCGCTTGCAAGCACGTGACTAGGTCACAAGGATGTCATATCACGGAATGAGTAAAGAGTACTTGTCGGTAACGAGATCGAACTAGGTATAGTTGATACCGATGATCGGATCTCGGACAAGTAaaatatcgcgagacaaaagGAATTGGTTACGACGTTTATGGTTCACACGAGATTACGGATCTCCAGATCCCATTGATGATTATTGATCGGAGATATGTCTCGATCATGTCCACATCATTCACGAACCGTAGGGTGACACACTTAAGGTTCATCGATGCTTTTGAGTGGATACGGAACACCGGAGAAAAGATTGGACAGCGTGGTGATTGTTTTCGAGGAGCACCGAAATTGTTTCGGGATATCAGAATAGTTAAAGGGGATAAGTGTTAATGTTTGTTGATTAAATGaattgaaaaatattaaataaaagAATTAAAATGTTTTATTCATTTATGGGAGAAAACCCCCTTCAATTTGAGTGGAGTTTTACACACATTATGGGGACCTTTGAGTTTGAATGGAGTGTCCACTCACATGAAGAGGGGAGAGGTGGGGGCACCCATTGGGCTGCTGCCCTTCCACTCCTATATATAGAGGGGTGGTGCTCCCCTTTCCATTAGAGACTCATTTGCACCTCTTGGTCCCTTTCTCCCGCTGCTCCACCTGACGAGACATGGCTTAGGCGAAGCCCTGCTCAAATAGtttctccaccaccaccaccatgccGTTGTGCTGCTGGAGTTTCCGGTGGATCCACTACTTCCGCTGCCCCGCTGGAACGAGGGATCAGAGGTCGTCGTTGAGCCGTATGTGTGACCGAGTGCGGAAGCGCTGCCCGTTTGCACCGCTCATCTTCGCGATCTTGAGATTGGCAAGTGATCATCTACATCATCCACGAGAACCGTTCTCGTTAACAAAGCTTTTGGTCTTCGAGGGTGAGTCCTTCTAGACTACGGTTTACCCGTTACTTTCATCTTCTAGATATGATCTTGGCCCGTTTGTGGTTTCAACcgtaggaatttttttgttttctgtgcAACGAACCCTTCAGTTTAAACCTAAGTTGATGTgcaataaacaaaaaataaccatgcatacatgcatcaAGTTGCCAGTGCATGTGTTGTGATGCAGATGATGGCAATGGACCTGCATGGCAGAGATCCGTTCGAGGGCGGTAATCGAAAAAATAAACCCCAACAGTGTTAAAATCACAAAATCCCTCCCCATGACACAATTCCTAAAATCAAACATAGAACTGTTTAGACTCCACCATAATGAGGGACAAAAAATATACGTAGCACCAACAAGTTGAAGCCAGGAAAAAAATAGCTGATGGACCCCTAGATAAACCAAAATTCTCATCCAGAAATTAGATAACGCACAACCAAATAGTTCCTCCATTTGAAGCTCCTCTGCCCGAACGAATGTACATACATCAACACAAGATTTTAATTTTGAAAACTAAAGGCCCTTCCCTAGCACAAACACATACTTTCAGTGGAGAAACAATTAGCTCCACCGCAAACATGATGAAAGGGGTCACCCCCTAAACAGTAACAAAATACCAACCACAACCCGATAGAAATCATTTACTATCCAGCAATAGCCAGCCCGTTTCAACCGGAATCTGACACAAGGCCTCACAAAAACAGAACCCAAAAAGTACCACCTGATTTTAACGCGAATCACACACCAAAACAAAGCTGAAATGACCGAAATCTAGCAGCCCTCTTTGAACAATCCCTAACCTGGATGGAACACACAAATCCAGACGAAAATTGTGCATATAACAAACGGAAATTTACCTCCAAAATCAAGGCCAGGCAAAATCAAAACACAGAGCTACAACTCAAATTCCATGAAGCAATCTTTGTTCCCCCAATAGCGATCGCATGCATTCCGAATCAACCCAAATTTGGCGAAAATAACGAACACGCGAGGAGCACTGATGAATGGGGAAAGGGCGGGGAGAACTACAGTAACAACAACGCACGATTTTGCCGATCACCAGACTAAATCGCCGCAGATCAGAAACGAACACCATGAAGCAAAAGGAGATACGAGAGAGATGGATGAGGGTAAAACAACGACAGTCACCACGCACCTTGGATTTGAGAGCGAGGAGCAGACCCAGCCACGCACAAACTCTCTGGACGCCGGATTGAATCGCCGGAATCGGTTACCAAATCGAATCACCGGTCCCCGGAGAGACGAGAGATGAAAGTGATTGAACAGAACGGGCGAAGCAAACGAGGAGGGACAATGTCGTGTGAGGAAAATAGAGGAGGAAAGGATGGAGCGCGGTCCCCAATTTTAAATAGTGCAGGACACATGGCACATTGTCATTGAATGCGTGTAGATAACTGCAAGTGGCCACATCCAGCTGCAGCCTCCGCATGCATGACTAACACCAAGCTGGCGCGAGGCAGCGCTGGACCGATTACGTCAGTGCGTGCGAATCAGTCACATAAAGAACATCAGTGCATTATGTTTTAGGAAAGATCTAATCGTCTCCTCCCCTCCAGTTCAACAGACAAAAAATGGCAGAGGGGGAAAACAACCAAAACCCGCAGCAACAACCAACAAACAATGATAGCTCGTTTGTTATCCATCATTCGGGCTTAgaattttgaaattcaaaatgaatttcagaaaccaatttgtttggttggcacggaattggtCATaagaattcaatctcaaattccacGGAATCACGCTGTAGCTAATCCCAATTCGTCTTTACAAGccatcatttttttaaaattgtctctcactatacaaatccatgcaTGCGGTAGACAAACCTGATTTTTGAACACGGAATtgaaattcaaccaaatgaaattctatcaaaatttggatttcatttcatttctgaGGATGGATGCTAACCGGACTGTCAGTTcagttggaacttggaaggaggaagaggaatcGGCTGTTGGAGCCTATTCTTAGCCGGCTTAGCCCCATGCACGCACACACATGCAAATGCGAAGACGACGCCATAGCCCTGCCGATCTCGATCTCCCCTGCGTGCGCGCGTGATTCGTACCTACGTGCGGTCGTCATCAACCGCACCCCCCCGGGCGGGCGCTCCTCCCGCAAACACGCCCCTCCGGCCGGCcgtcgatccatccatccaactGAAGGACGCACGGATCGATCGCTGCGGTGCCGGCCCCCAatggcgcggccgcggccgcccggcgccatcgtcttcttctccctcgtcttctccgtcGCCGGCCTCTCTCCAGCGGCCGCGGCCGACGACGGCAAGACGGAGGGCGAGGTGCTGGTATCCTTCCGGGACACGCTGCGGTCGTCGGACGGCTCCCCGCCAGGCCCGCTCCGCTCCTGGGGCACGACAGGGCCCTGCAACGGCAACATCTCCTCCTGGTACGCCGTCTCCTGCCACGGCAACGGCAGCGTCCAGGGCCTCCAGCTCGAGCACCTGGGCCTAGCGGGCCTGGCCCCCGACCTGGGctccctcgccgtcctccCGGGCCTCCGCGTGCTCAGCCTCTCCGACAACCAGCTCACGGGCCCGTTCCCCAACGTCTCCGCCCTCGGCGTCCTCAAGATGCTCTACCTCTCCCGCAACAAGTTCTCCGGCGTCATCCCCGACGGCACCTTCCGCCCCATGCGCGGGCTCCGCAAGCTGCATCTCGCCGAGAACGACTTCTCCGGCCCCGTCCCCGGATCCATCACTTCGCCGAGGTTGCTCGAGCTCACGCTGGCCCATAACCGGTTCAATGGGCCGTTGCCGGATTTCTCCCAGCCCGAgctgaggttcgtcgatgtgtCCCATAATAATCTCTCCGGCCCGATCCCGGGGGGGCTCAGCCGGTTCAACGCCACCATGTTCCAAGGCAACGAGTTCCTCTGTGGGAAGCCGCTGCCCGTCGCGTGCGACCCCGCGGATTTGCCGGCCGCGgctggtggtgtcggggtgtCCTGGCTGGCCTCCGTCGCCGCTTCGCTCATGGTGCTCGGCGTATTGCTCGCGGTTGTCGGGGTCGCCACGGGCGTGCTcggcaggcggcgccggcgaagacGACGCGCGGCGGCACGGAGCGCGGGGTCCGAGGGCGACCAGACGCCGTCCAACCCCAAGCTCCAGACCGCGCCGTGCGTCAACATCAGCCAGGCCGCGTccacgtccgccgccgccgcgccggcggcggcaccggcagcGGCGAAGCGCGGGGCGAGGCGGGACGAGCACGGGCGGCTGGTGTTCATCCAGGAGTCGCGCGTGCGGTTCGAAATCGAGGACCTGCTCCGCGCGTCCGCCGAGGTGCTGGGCAGCGGCAACTTCGGGTCCTCGTACAAGGCCACGCTCCTGGATGGCCGGTCGGAGGTGGTGGTGAAGCGGTTCAAGGACATGAACGGCGTCGGCCGGGAGGACTTCTCCGAGCACAtgcgccgcctcggccgccTCGCGCACCCCAACCTCGTCCCCCTCGTCGCCTACCTctataaaaaagaagagaagctCCTCATCACCGATTACATGACCAACGGCAGCCTCGCCCAGCTCCTCCACGGTATGTAAATGTAATGTAACCAACAATTCATCTCCCCATCATTCATTCATATATATCAGTGATGGATCCTATAACTAAGCTGAGATCGATGGAATTTGTGTTTGATATGGATCAGGCAGCAAGGGGTCGATCCTGGACTGGGGGAAGAGGCTGAGGATCATCAAGGGGGCGGCGAGAGGGGTGGCGCACCTGTACGAGGAGCTGCCGATGCTGACGGTGCCGCACGGGCACCTCAAGTCCTCCAACGTGCTCCTCGACGGCGACTTCACGGCGGTGCTGTCGGACTACGCGCTGGTGCCGGTGCTCACGGCGTCGCACGCGGCGCAGGTCATGGTGGCCTACAAGTCCCCCGAGTGCGTGGCCAAAGGGAAGCCGTCCAAGACCAGCGACGTGTGGAGCCTCGGGATCCTGGCATTGGAGGTGCTCACGGGCAGGTTCCCGGCAAACTACCTCCGGCAGGGGAAGCAGCAAGGGAACGCCGACATCGCCGGATGGGTCAGCTCCGTGGtcaacgaggagcgcaccggCGAGGTGTTCGACAAGGACATGGCCGGGACCCAGGGCCACGAGGAGGAGATGCTCAAGCTGCTCCGGGTCGCGCTCGCCTGCTGCGAGGCCGATGTCGACAAGAGGCTGGACCTCAAGGCCGCCCTGGCCAGCATCGAGGAGATCAAGGacccaccgccgccggagcccggCGACTCCTCGACCGGCGCTGCCTAGACGAGATCCTAGCTACGTACGAGTACGATCCAATCAAGAGTGTTTGATCCTAACAACTCACGCACGTACTGATCGAATCATCGACTGAGACGAGGATTAATTGATCGCGTGCATTGCGCGGATTGCATGGTGCCAAGATGATCCAAGGCTTGCATGGGCGAGATGGCTGGTGAGCTTAGTTCAATGCGAATCGAATGATCCATCTGGTGAGCTAGCGAAGAGCCGAAGAACACATACATTtgagccggccggccggggtgGTGATAGGGGGTTTTGTGATGGAATTCTTGACTAATTTCGAAGGTGTAAATTGGTTTAGCATAAATGGATTGATGTTGAAGCGAAAGGAGATGCGGCGATGTTATGTTAGCATGTAATTAAGAGTACATTAATTGATTCCTTGGTTtactttttcctttctttggaATACATATATGTAGAAGTTGGGTGGAGAATGGAAAGTTTTGAGTAGTTCCTTCCAAACCATTCCGTTCTTGGATGAATGTCGGTCTGAAATTTGAGAGGATAAACACGTCTTAGTGCGGTGATGGAGTTGTGGGTGCACCCGGTAGATCAGCGAAAGTAAAGCTGGTCGCCTGAGTGATGTGAAGCCCATCGCAGAACGGGTGCAGCGTTCAATCCCGAGAGAAGGCAAGTTGATCATCGCTCCTTCGACCGTTGGTTAATATAGTGGGATCAATGTCCTCATTGTTTACAGGTCCCCTGTCATTATAAGTTTGTCATAGATTTGCTTGAGCCTGAGAAGCGGAGAAGCAATGGCAGAATCAAAGTGCGGGCAAAGAGTAATAGAAGAAGATAACAATATCATGTGTTCCCATAGCATGAGAGTTGGGAACGAGACACACGGCCAGGAGCATGTATTTTCCAGCCAAATGTAACAAAAATCTGATATTTGAAATGATGGTCAGCATACTACAAATCAAAAGATCACACAGCAAGGCAGTTATAAAAGATTGTGCAGCATGACAATTTCCGTGCTAATCGGTTGGTCAGAAAACCAAGTTAATCTTTAAAAAAAGGGTAATTTAAATACAAACAGAACATATTATGCTTGTATACTAGATTTGGGTAAAAGAAACTAGCTGTTAGACCAAAGTGCCAATAGACAAGTCTAGATACTATCATATAAGATCCATTTATTCCATTGCAATACATAGACACCATAGGACGGAATATTCTGGTTATACTTTCTTGGTTAGCGATACAACAAGAATAACTCGAGGGTTTGCGGCAAGTTCCTCTTGCAAGCTGCCCTGCAGGCTCCATCGGCGTTCCGCAGTACTCACAAATTTATCCATGATAGTTTCAGCCGGTCCAAAATGCTGAATTATTATCGGCTCAAATCCAGCTCTCAGCATATTGGCCATCCTGCTCGGGGTGATCAGCGTGTTGTCGCTGGTAGGTTCATGAACCTGCAGCTCTCTGATTGAAAATGAGCCCTCTGATTGGATGATATCTCTTAGCCCTTCATCGGAAGGTCCGTATATCGGTATGTAGAAAGATTCGAACTTTCCTCTGTTAATCACACCCTGGTAAAGTGGTAATTGTACCAAAATCTCATAATTCTAATTACACGACTATATTTATCAGTTCTCAAATGAGGAAaacgctaaaaaaaaaaggtaaagtaAAATGTACCTTGGAGGCCATCTCACTTAAAATCTGTGCAACAGATTCCCAGGCATGAGTGTATTTGGAGGCAGGTTCTTCGGACCGCCTCCCTGCAAGGGAAACTACCATCCGGCCTCCCGGAACCAATTCTTTGGCCCTCAGTTCAAGGAATTGTGTGAAATCTTTACCGAACTGTCGTGCATAAGCTCCAAGGACAATGGTTCGTCTTTCTCGCCTAACATGCTCATCGATATCATACGCCGGGATTCGATTCCTCTTTAGTTCATCAGGAGCCTGTGGTCATGTCGAAAAATAATCTGCTGCTCAAGAAGGGATAAGTAATGGAAAGCAGACATCGAGCTGTGTAAAATGCATACCTTTGAGAGCCAGTGCAGGCTGTTGGACGAGCAAACAAGATGCAAAGAGTCACTGCAGAAGAGCCTCCCGTAAAAGGACCCTGGCACAATACCAGCAACAATGGACTTGTGACTCTGCTGGAACGCAACCAAGCTCTTCACCACCACATTGAAGTCATTGTCAGGGAGATCGTTAAGGAGGACACAGATTTCTGCTAATGGCTGCTGCTGATATCGGAGACAGTGGCTTTGGATGGCATCTACAGCGATTGACACTAACACGAGT includes:
- the LOC100826140 gene encoding pollen receptor-like kinase 4, whose amino-acid sequence is MPLCCWSFRWIHYFRCPAGTRDQRSSLSRMCDRVRKRCPFAPLIFAILRLASDHLHHPREPFSLTKLLVFEAAAADDGKTEGEVLVSFRDTLRSSDGSPPGPLRSWGTTGPCNGNISSWYAVSCHGNGSVQGLQLEHLGLAGLAPDLGSLAVLPGLRVLSLSDNQLTGPFPNVSALGVLKMLYLSRNKFSGVIPDGTFRPMRGLRKLHLAENDFSGPVPGSITSPRLLEFVDVSHNNLSGPIPGGLSRFNATMFQGNEFLCGKPLPVACDPADLPAAAGGVGVSWLASVAASLMVLGVLLAVVGVATGVLGRRRRRRRRAAARSAGSEGDQTPSNPKLQTAPCVNISQAASTSAAAAPAAAPAAAKRGARRDEHGRLVFIQESRVRFEIEDLLRASAEVLGSGNFGSSYKATLLDGRSEVVVKRFKDMNGVGREDFSEHMRRLGRLAHPNLVPLVAYLYKKEEKLLITDYMTNGSLAQLLHGSKGSILDWGKRLRIIKGAARGVAHLYEELPMLTVPHGHLKSSNVLLDGDFTAVLSDYALVPVLTASHAAQVMVAYKSPECVAKGKPSKTSDVWSLGILALEVLTGRFPANYLRQGKQQGNADIAGWVSSVVNEERTGEVFDKDMAGTQGHEEEMLKLLRVALACCEADVDKRLDLKAALASIEEIKDPPPPEPGDSSTGAA
- the LOC100827382 gene encoding jasmonate O-methyltransferase: MSSEQMVHMNRGQGETSYAQNSSLQNAAQNRMRSLIEEAIADLCSTSTLLPSRSMVVADLGCSSGPNALVLVSIAVDAIQSHCLRYQQQPLAEICVLLNDLPDNDFNVVVKSLVAFQQSHKSIVAGIVPGSFYGRLFCSDSLHLVCSSNSLHWLSKAPDELKRNRIPAYDIDEHVRRERRTIVLGAYARQFGKDFTQFLELRAKELVPGGRMVVSLAGRRSEEPASKYTHAWESVAQILSEMASKGVINRGKFESFYIPIYGPSDEGLRDIIQSEGSFSIRELQVHEPTSDNTLITPSRMANMLRAGFEPIIIQHFGPAETIMDKFVSTAERRWSLQGSLQEELAANPRVILVVSLTKKV